The DNA region gttagtgaaaatgtttaatcccacattgaaaaggaaagagactattttgttctttttaattatggtgattaatgggctaacatgaattgtctcaaatattgggccagatacgtgcgcaaaaggaaggtgaagggtggaggtgtcaaatttggaaatgaattagcaccttggatcctcctacttgacagcccatttagagtaattaccatatacgttggtgagtaaatggcccgaattaatattccatttttttttatggaaaataattagccattaacccacttaatggactatccgtttgggcctttCATTATTtagaaaactccttatctcaccattaattgtgtaattctagcccatcagaataatatccaacaattaatcttgtaacacccactatatcataataatggacctaattaatcagattaatttgtgtagtaatttcgtgaggcccattgagcctataaatagacccattcaaACACAATCCAACTGACTGcgatatacactaaaaaaaaaatagagagattattggcaaggaagggtgttctttctggtggagctttggacttgaacactttgtgcagaggttgttctagccatacgacacttgttgggctgttgtatcttgGGGGAGAtaagtcagagacggtctgcaccggttataaagtttagccaaccaagagcttgaatctccttaaagagagcgagtgacgcgcctcagtccaaatagtgttgtgtaatctctttctttaaactaataaaaattcaaaagtattattcagtttctcttcgtgttatttccattatcattgtatttgcaccaacaattttaaggagattcaaacACATGGAGCctacacaagagaaaccaaatgaaCCTGTTGGAGATCTCAACAAGCCCTTTCGCTTTAAAGGAgcccacttcaagaggtggaaaggaaaggtcctcttctacttgagcCTTCTCAAAGTTGCCTACATCTTCACTGAGAAGAATCCATCAAAGGTTCctaccgatgagatgagtgacgaagaatatattctccatcaagaaaaaatagataagtatacaaaagatgaatataattgtcgctcttatctattgaattgtcttgccgatcatttctatgattattatgatacaacttacaagtctgctaaaaaaatttggaaagctttacaaagcaagtatgataccgaggaggcaggtgcaaagaagtatgctgctagtagatttttccgttaccaaatggtggatggaaaatcggtggttggaaaatcggtggtggatcaagcacaagacttccaaatgattgtagcagagttgagatccgaaggcataaagatcggagacaatttggtggtagctggcataattgacaaactaccacaatcttggagggagttccaaaagactttgcgGCACAAATAAAAGGAGACATCCTCGGAGACCTTGATCACACGCATCcgtgtggaggaggaggctaaaggacaagatgcactcatgacacatgagagcaatggtaattccaccacaaaggtaaaccttattttatccaataataatatgctcaaaaatcattttcctaaaaatggtcaattgaagcaaaaaaaaaaagcctttaaaaacaataatagatcacctcaaggaagggaaaacccgaataaaaattataataagaaccaaggaccccTTCACAAGGtcaatttaatagatcctgttttgtttgtggcaagagtgggcatactgctcgattttgcaaattttggaAACGTGAATCTGTCCCGCAGGCTAACGTAACCAAAGAGCCTTTAGTGGTTATGATTacagacatcaatatggtgcaatatgttgaagggtgtTGGGCAGATTCTAGTGCTAATAGGCACgtctgctatgacaaaaattggttcaaattgtacattccttttgaagaagaaaaaactgttatgcttggtgactctagcaaaaccaaggttcttgggagtggtgaggttgaattgaaattcacttctggaCATGTGCGAACATTGAAAGATATGCTTTACACTCCGTCCATGaagaagaatttgatgtcaagttttttgcttaacaaggctGGCTTCAACCAAACTAtggaatttgataattatgtaatcactaaaaagggattatttgtgggcaagggttatacttgtgatggaatgtttaaattaaatgttgagaataataaagtatctaccagttcagtttatatgctttcttctattaatttttggcatgctcgtttgtgtcatataaatagtagatatgtgggaatcatgagtagtttaggattaattctAAGATTGtcaaaagtttttgaaaaatgtgaaacttgtagtcaagctaagattacaaaaagacctcataaaagtgttgtaagaaataccgaattgcttgagttaattcactccgatttatgtgaatttgaaggaattttaactcgtggagaaaatagatatattatcacttttattgataatttcttaaaatatacaactatttatttgttgaaaaataaaagtgatgcttttgaaaaatttcaagattttttaaaagaagttgaaaatcaattcggtagaaaaataaaaagaataagaagtgatagaggccgtgagtatgaatcaagtgcattcaactcatttgttcagtctttgggaattatccatgaaactactgcaccatattcacctacttctaatggtgtggctgaaagaaaaaatagaactttaattgagttaacaaatgccatgttaattgaatctggtgcacctttacatttttggggtgaagctattttaactgcatgtcatgttttaaatagggtgccacataaaaagtcacacaccacaccttttgagatgtggaaagggcataagccaaatttgggatatttgagagtatggggttgtcttgcttatgtaaggcttactgaccataaaatacctaaattaggtataagagctactacctgtgcttttcttggttatgcatttaatagtgcagcctatagattttttgatcttgaaaataaaataatttttgaatccggtgatgcaatttttcatgaaaaaaaatttccttttaaattgaaaaatattgggggtgaagaaaatattttgtcacaacctagttcttctacttcacatttacaaaatcaagaaaattttgaaatggaacctagatggagtaaaagagctagagttgaaaaggattttggttatgattattatgtttttaatattgaggaaaatccctaaaatttaaaagaggccataacatcacctgatgctatattttggaaagaggctgtaaatgatgagatgaaatctctaatttctaataaaacttggaaattagtagaCCTTCCACCGggttgtaagaccataggttgtaaatggatccttagaaaaaaattgaaaccgatggatcaatagataagtttaaaccaagacttgttgcaaaaggctttaaacaaaaagctgatcttgatttctttgataccTTTCTCCggtaacaagaattacatctattagattgttaattgctattgctgcaatttttggtttgaaaattcatcaaatggatgtaaaaactgcttttctaaatgaggacctagaggaagagatttatatggatcaacccgaaggctttgtagagcctggataagaaagtaaggtatgtaagctaactaaatccctatatggcttaaaacaagcacctaagcagtggcatgaaaagtttgattcttgcatgattgagaatggttataaatcaaatgaatgtaataaatgtatttattttaaatcatggaataatttacatgttattattagcctatatgtggatgatatgttgatttttggctcaaatatgcatgttataaatgagacaaaaaatatacttaaaagcCATTTcgatatgaaagatcttggtgaggctaattttattttgggcatgaaaattacaaaagcatgttatggaatatatcttgatcaatcacattatgttgataaaatattgagaaaatataattttcatgatcacaaaagtgtagctaatccttttgattctagtgttcatttatttcctgtgaataatgatgatgagatttttaatcaaaaagattatgctagcatcattggtagtttgcgttatgctactgattgtactagacctgacattgTATATGCAGTAGGAGTGCTAAGCAGATAtactagcaagcctagtaaagatcattggctagctattgagcgagtcatgagatatttaattggtaccaaaagttatggcttgttttataaaaaataccctgttgtgattgaaggttttagtgatgccgattggaatactttgtcaggtgattctctctctaccactagttatatttttaccttaggtagtggtgctatttgttggaaatctaaaaagcaaacaataattgctaattcaacaatggaaACTGAAATAATAGCATTAGCTTCAGCTAGTGAAGATgcaaattggcttagagatttgttatatgaaattccactttgggaaaagccaattccacctatattaattcattgtgatagcactgcTGCGATTGGTAGAGTTAGAAACCgttattacaatggtaaatccagacctataagaagaaagcacagtaccgtgcgatcttatttgagtagtgacatcataactgtggattatattaaatctaatgataatcttgcaaatccatttaccaaggccttggcaaaagatagagtctggaatacatcgagggggatgggactaaagtccatagaatcatgagccatgtatgaggatacccaacccaaagatcagagatcctgagaattgggttcaatggaaaaaacgaatcatacgatggtcgtaagaaatgcacaatttttttttaattatttattttgtaaataattttttaattgttcatccctatgatgtaagtgcatttatcctataatgtggagaggttgagtaagaaactcttaatgaaatttgtagctcgtatgagtggggtgttagaattacaggagcacccttgacaaaatttcacctatgtgagtgtaGGGGTGGGGCCActccctatgagatttggacttaatctcaaatacactcatgaaatCGGGATCAGCATATAGccgtaaagtgctagctataaaagctcatgtcaacacctgggttgttatgtgtaagcagtgacgcttaatttccctaaagcagtcCTAGTTCAAGTCGGAGACCACTATGACTCTGGAGTTAAGATTGctgttttactaagtgaaggttTAATGCAGAGCACACTTTCATAATGCAGAGCACACTttcatgatgcatagtgacccatctttgcctggtaatctgtctttaactaaaaatttaatattaaaatgagtgggggattgttggaacattttaatattaaataattaaaatgaataaattttataacataaatgtaaatatgtgggagtgaatgtggatgATGAGGaattagtgaaaatgtttaatcccatattgaaaatgagagagactattttgttctttttaattgtggtgattaatgggctaacatgaattgtctcaaatattgggccagatacgtgcaCAAGAGgaaggtgaagggtggaggtgtcaaatttggaaatgaatcagcaccttggatcctcctacttgacagcccatttagagtaattaccatatccgttggtgagtaaatggctcgaattaatattccattttttttatggaaaataattagccattaacccacttaatggactatccgtttgggcctttcattattcagaaaactccttatctcaccattaattgtgtaactctagcccatcagaataatatccaacaattaatcttgtaacacccactatatcataataatagacctaattaatcagattaatttgggtagtaatttcgtgatgcccattgagcctataaatagacccattcagacacaatccaactgactgcaatatacactaaaaaaaaaaaaatagagagattcttggcaaggaatggtgttctttctggtggagctttgggcttgaacactttgtgcagaagttgttctagccatacgacacttgttggactgttgtatcctgggggagacaagtcagagacggtctgcaccggttacaaaatttagccaaccaagggcttgaatctccttaaagagagcgagtgtcgcgcctcagtccaaatagtgttatgtaatctctttctttaaactaataaaaattcagaagtattattcagtttctcttcgtgttatttccattatcattgtattTGCACCAACACCATGTAGTTTCCTAAGGAATTCCCTTACCTTAATTTGTCTTTGCAAATTTGTCCGTGTATATATATCCCTTCACCTATCTTATAGTCTATGAGAAAACTCTTTTAGTTTCCTCAgagacacaaacacaaagtgATCATGGAGAAAACTTTGGCTTCTCtactcttctttctttccctcATCATCCTTGCTGAAGTGATGTCCTACGCTTTGGCTCATATGGCTAAAAAACGCAGTTTTGTAAGCATTGAAGAACCCACTGATCCATTCTTCTGTTCTGTTTTAGTAATTGATGAGTTTTGTGGCACTTATCATTATTTGTGTTACACTTCAGAGTATTTCATATTGGCCTCTATTTGCTACCTCCATTATATGAGGTTTATTGGAAGTGAATAGCTTATGTTGTTGCATCGCCTGTAGGATTTTTTGATCAGTTTGACACAGTGGCCAAGAAAGAGGAAATCAGTTTTTGGAACTTAAATTGTTGATAGCAAGAACACTTGCATAGTAGCTAGCGTAGGCCCCAAACAAAATATGTATAAGATATGCACAAATTCTACAATATTCTCAAATGTTCATTATgtaattatatgaaaaaaattacgTTCTAGTAATCAATGCATATCCTAGAAAAATCCTTAGTATGAGAAAATTAATCAACTACCAAAGTTCTCTTTTAAATAATTAAGTCTCTTTAAAGTTTTAAGAATGTTAACTTTAAAGTAGTAGTACTAAATATCGATACCTTTCTTGCATTAGCCAACTCATCCAATTAATGCTAAAATGATCATTGGCTGCCTGATACAAGTGATTTTTCTGTTGTTTGTCAGAAAGTTTATATTCAGTAATCCATCAACCTCTACTTGATCAGGCAACGCTGGTACAGAATTCTGAGACGAATTCCGCCTACTGTGCCTACCCTTATGATGAAGCTTCCTTGTTGGGCATTTTCTCCAGTATATCACTCACGTGTGCTCAAATGATTGTCATGGTTGAAACCAGTTGTTTTGTTGGGAGGAATCTGAGTCCTGGTTGTTCTAAGGCATGGGCATTTGCCTTCTTCATTACTTCCTGGTGAGAGTtctctttttcctcttctttttcaccCTACCCCCACCTGCAAGTTAGTGTGTCGCTTAATTAATTGCATATAGATAAGAGTAATGAGGTACTCGGCTTAATCAGTAACTTTGTAACATCAACTTATATTCTTTTCCATTTATCTCCACATATAGAGAGAGATATAGATATGGCTACCTTCAGTAACCTAGTCGCAAGAAAATGTAACATAATTCATCATATGTGCTGCTTAGTTCAATTGCGTAACTAATTTAAATTTCTGTAAGATCTTATGTCATATGATTTCCAATTTGGTTTCATTGATCTGTCTCAGGGTTGCATTCTTCCCTGCCGAGGGAATCTTGCTTACAGCTTCCGCTACAGGAGCCTTTCCGTTTGACTACATGAGCATGCTTGGCTACATGCCAGATTGTTGCGAGGACATGAGGAAACAAATGTTTAAAGATGGAGCAATTTGTATTGTGTTTACTTCCATAGCCTCCGTGATCTTCCTTATGGCATATTGGATAGCCCAACCAAACGTCTAGTTACAATGTCATACACATAGTGGAGatttagattataaaaaataaaaatgaaagatacTATGGGTTTACTACAATACAACTATAGGTTTCCTTTTTCATAAGGGGTTTCAATTTGTTTATCGTACTTTAGTTCTCCCCCATTTTTAAGATAGTTATTCTGGCTTTAAATTTGTATGTGATAAATGGAGATTGTTTTATTTGATGGTAGTAAATGCATCAAATTCTCTTAATGATAAACAAAGATGGTTGAAAATGACTGAAATTTCAAGAAGTTTTCCTCAATGAAAGCAAGAGATACATCTTCAGAGAGGTTAATCCAATTGGGTTGTTTTAGTGGTTTCCAAGTTTTATGTAATTAACGAAGGGGTAAATTCGTAAAGTCACTTGATCAACGTTTTTAGAGCCACCTAAAGGAAAAATTATAAGGTCCTCATAGTAGACCATATCATTTGTCCACCATTTCAGTAAAAGACTCT from Castanea sativa cultivar Marrone di Chiusa Pesio chromosome 6, ASM4071231v1 includes:
- the LOC142638437 gene encoding uncharacterized protein LOC142638437; translated protein: MEKTLASLLFFLSLIILAEVMSYALAHMAKKRSFATLVQNSETNSAYCAYPYDEASLLGIFSSISLTCAQMIVMVETSCFVGRNLSPGCSKAWAFAFFITSWVAFFPAEGILLTASATGAFPFDYMSMLGYMPDCCEDMRKQMFKDGAICIVFTSIASVIFLMAYWIAQPNV